AAACCGACCTGTTCGGCGAGCAGGCTGTTCTGTGTGGCGGTACCGTAGAGCTGGTCAAAGCCGGTTTCGAAACCCTGGTCGAAGCGGGCTACGCGCCAGAAATGGCCTACTTCGAGTGCTTGCACGAGCTGAAGCTGATCGTTGACCTCATGTACGAAGGCGGCATCGCCAACATGAACTACTCGATCTCCAACAACGCCGAGTACGGTGAGTACGTCACCGGCCCAGAAGTCATCAACGAAGAATCCCGCAAGGCCATGCGCAACGCTTTGAAGCGCATCCAGGACGGCGAGTACGCGAAGATGTTCATCTCCGAAGGTGCCACTAACTACCCATCGATGACCGCCAAGCGTCGTAACAACGCTGCCCACGGCATCGAAATCATCGGCGAGCAACTGCGCTCGATGATGCCTTGGATCTCGGCGAACAAGATCGTCGACAAAGCCAAGAACTAAGTTTCTTGCAACATGAAAAACGCGGCTTCGGCCGCGTTTTTTCGTTTAGGCAGCCGGCATCTGGTATAAAGCAGACCAGTGGCCTGCCGTCAGAACCTGTTTCGCAGGCCCGTGTCGAACATATTCCATCCTGTTGCAAGGTACCCTACATGAGCGAACGTCCCGAAGAGCCGAACAAGCCCTCCGACGCCGAAAGCCTGCTACCTGTCGATGAGCACGTTGAAGAAGGGCATGACGCCGAAGGGCGAAAGGTCCGGCATCGCGGCATCTATCTGCTGCCTAACCTGTTCACTACCGCCAACCTGTTCGCCGGCTTCTATTCCATCATCAACTCGATGAGCGCGCAGAGTGCCCTGAGCGCCGGTGACCCGCGCGAGGCAAGCAAGTACTTCGCCTTTGCCGCCATCGCCATCTTCGTCGCCATGGTCCTCGATGGCCTCGACGGCCGTGTGGCACGCATGACCAACACCCAGAGCGCCTTCGGTGCCGAGTACGACTCGCTGTCGGACATGGTCGCCTTTGGTGTCGCGCCGGCATTGCTGGCCTTTGGCTGGGCATTGGGCGACATGGGCAAGGTTGGCTGGATGGTCGCCTTCATCTATGTGGCGGGCGCTGCTCTGCGGCTGGCGCGCTTCAACACCCAGGTGGGTACCGCCGACAAGCGTTACTTCATCGGCTTGGCCAGCCCGGCGGCTGCAGGCGTGGTTGCGGGTACTGTGTGGGCCTTCAGTGACTACGGCATCCAGGGCTCGAAGCTGTCGTTCCTGGTGGCGCTGCTGGTGGCAGCTGCCGGCATGCTGATGGTCAGCAACATCAAGTACAACAGCTTCAAGGAGCTCGACCTCAAAGGGCGCGTGCCGTTCGTGGCCATCCTGGCGGTAGTGCTGGTATTCGCGGTGGTATTCAGCGACCCGCCCCGCATCCTGCTGCTGATCTTCCTTGCCTACGCAGCTTCTGGGCCGATCCAGTTCCTGCTGCGGTCTCGCCGCCGCAAGTCGTGATAATGATTTAATGCTGGAATAACCCTCCGGCTCCATAGTCTTACTGGTACATCCGTTATCCAGT
The sequence above is drawn from the Pseudomonas putida genome and encodes:
- the pssA gene encoding CDP-diacylglycerol--serine O-phosphatidyltransferase; protein product: MSERPEEPNKPSDAESLLPVDEHVEEGHDAEGRKVRHRGIYLLPNLFTTANLFAGFYSIINSMSAQSALSAGDPREASKYFAFAAIAIFVAMVLDGLDGRVARMTNTQSAFGAEYDSLSDMVAFGVAPALLAFGWALGDMGKVGWMVAFIYVAGAALRLARFNTQVGTADKRYFIGLASPAAAGVVAGTVWAFSDYGIQGSKLSFLVALLVAAAGMLMVSNIKYNSFKELDLKGRVPFVAILAVVLVFAVVFSDPPRILLLIFLAYAASGPIQFLLRSRRRKS